From a single Lolium rigidum isolate FL_2022 chromosome 7, APGP_CSIRO_Lrig_0.1, whole genome shotgun sequence genomic region:
- the LOC124675497 gene encoding protein FAR1-RELATED SEQUENCE 12-like isoform X2, translating to MSSPSDPGHLPAPTPPPDPLPPASVSGSSSSSATHKASAPKPKSPITTAPSPSPPKPKRKPKPPSRNAAAIPVTAATVSRSSPAATSSAPEDYTPRMDMEFDSEQQAYEFYRHYAFKVGFSVRKRYTNKSRKTGEVTSCKLACSREGHKQQQSSAATKPHNGAAIFLTESRTGCNAHLIIRRNNPGDRFQVNAFQPRHNHPLFAPPRGVPSPFHFHDAPVPPPDFPNGDAGVCAVGEGPLRTRRQWEMKYGEAAALLNYLQQQSLADPAFHHAVQLDVEDKVANVFWVDARMVIDYGQFGDVVAFDVVCRNSISLRHLASFVGCNNFGEPVVFGLALMYDETCESFQWLFQRFLHAMSRQAPRTFFSHQDAVIAKALSVVMPSTSHVICTSHIKHGATWNVNHLAKGHCDFINEFKACISKYDEEAEFLAAWDAMISKYDLRGNVWLQKLFEEKQKWARPYAKGIFIAGMKGTQLNERLNSDVRDHLKAEVDIVLFLKHLQKVINDRRYKELEVEYNSRLKLPYFKIRAPVLIQASEVYTSVIFQFLQEEFEEFQSAYIVNRDESGPCREYVVSIVEKEERYTVYGNSTEQTVSCSCRKFETIGFLCSHALKILDAMDIKYIPDRYIMKRWTKYARCLNSPEVLGQEVQVEKSLEISNRYQYMCPKYVRLVSRASECEESCRVLDQFWGELSDKVEEILQKQTSIGTSVRQPDVQSLKIALSSITKGAESENVLDKSSSTAAKVLKRKDQKSKNHPRNCIEKGLRKKQKVHSEEPTVQYAFLDASAQSGNAMFQDLEAPPNMSQMGSQTPSYKAYMGTGLSSPMGTINYEEMHSGASPAFSLELDFVDCHTSQVSSDSQHNQGL from the exons atgagctCCCCCTCCGACCCCGGGCACCTTCCAGCTCCCACTCCTCCACCAGATCCTCTTCCCCCCGCCTCAGTATCAGGCTCAAGCTCAAGCTCAGCCACTCACAAGGCCTCCGCGCCAAAACCTAAATCCCCAATCACCACCgcgccatcaccatcaccaccaaaaCCAAAACGAAAACCAAAGCCCCCCTCCAGAAATGCCGCCGCCATTCCGGTTACGGCGGCTACCGTCTCCCGTAGCTCCCCTGCGGCGACCAGCAGCGCCCCGGAGGACTACACGCCGCGGATGGACATGGAGTTCGATTCGGAGCAGCAGGCGTACGAGTTCTACCGCCACTACGCCTTCAAGGTCGGCTTCAGCGTCCGGAAGCGCTACACCAACAAGAGCAGGAAGACCGGCGAGGTCACCTCCTGCAAGCTAGCCTGCTCCCGCGAGGGACACAAGCAGCAGCAGTCCAGCGCCGCCACCAAGCCCCACAACGGCGCCGCCATTTTCTTGACTGAATCCCGCACCGGCTGCAACGCCCACCTCATCATCCGCCGCAACAATCCCGGCGACAGGTTCCAGGTCAACGCTTTCCAGCCGCGCCACAACCACCCGCTCTTCGCCCCGCCCCGCGGCGTGCCCAGTCCCTTCCACTTCCATGATGCCCCTGTTCCACCACCTGATTTTCCTAACGGTGATGCCGGCGTGTGTGCCGTCGGTGAAGGCCCCCTGCGGACTAGGCGGCAGTGGGAGATGAAGTACGGAGAGGCCGCCGCCCTGCTGAACTACCTCCAGCAGCAGTCTCTGGCCGACCCGGCGTTCCACCATGCCGTGCAGCTGGATGTTGAGGACAAAGTAGCGAATGTTTTCTGGGTCGACGCGAGGATGGTCATCGACTACGGCCAGTTCGGCGATGTCGTCGCCTTCGACGTCGTTTGTAGGAACAGCATCAGCCTCCGTCATCTCGCCTCGTTCGTCGGCTGCAACAATTTCGGCGAGCCTGTGGTCTTTGGACTGGCGCTCATGTACGACGAGACCTGCGAGTCGTTCCAGTGGCTGTTCCAGAGGTTCCTGCACGCAATGTCTCGACAAGCGCCAAGGACTTTCTTCTCGCATCAGGACGCGGTCATAGCAAAGGCCCTGTCAGTAGTGATGCCTAGTACGAGCCATGTTATATGCACGTCGCACATTAAGCACGGCGCAACCTGGAATGTTAATCATCTTGCTAAGGGTCACTGCGATTTCATCAACGAGTTTAAGGCGTGCATCAGCAAGTATGATGAGGAGGCGGAGTTTCTGGCAGCTTGGGATGCTATGATCAGTAAGTATGACCTTCGTGGTAACGTATGGTTGCAGAAGTTATTTGAAGAGAAACAGAAGTGGGCTAGGCCCTATGCAAAAGGGATCTTCATAGCTGGGATGAAAGGCACACAATTGAACGAGCGCCTGAATTCTGATGTGCGGGATCATTTGAAAGCCGAGGTGGATATTGTTCTGTTCTTGAAGCATCTTCAGAAGGTGATCAACGACAGGCGCTACAAAGAACTGGAGGTTGAGTACAACTCGAGGTTGAAGTTGCCTTACTTCAAAATTAGAGCTCCTGTTCTGATACAAGCTTCCGAGGTCTATACCAGTGTGATATTTCAGTTTCTACAAGAAGAATTTGAGGAGTTCCAGTCAGCTTACATTGTGAACCGTGATGAAAGTGGCCCGTGCCGCGAGTATGTTGTCTCGATTGTTGAAAAAGAGGAACGGTATACAGTTTATGGGAACTCCACGGAGCAGACTGTTTCATGCTCATGTAGGAAGTTTGAGACAATCGGCTTCTTGTGTAGCCATGCTCTAAAAATTCTAGATGCTATGGATATAAAGTATATACCGGATAGATACATCATGAAGCGGTGGACCAAATACGCAAGGTGTTTGAACTCACCAGAGGTTCTAGGGCAAGAAGTTCAAGTAGAGAAATCACTGGAAATTTCTAATCGCTATCAGTACATGTGCCCGAAGTATGTTAGGCTTGTTTCCCGGGCATCAGAATGCGAGGAATCCTGCAGAGTGCTAGACCAGTTTTGGGGAGAACTTAGTGATAAAGTTGAAGAAATCCTACAGAAACAAACCAGCATTGGCACATCTGTGAGACAGCCTGATGTTCAGAGTCTTAAGATAGCCTTATCTTCTATCACAAAAGGCGCTGAATCAGAAAATGTCCTGGACAAATCAAGCAGCACAGCAGCAAAAGTATTAAAGAGGAAAGACCAGAAAAGTAAAAATcatccgagaaattgcattgaaaaAGGTCTGAGGAAGAAGCAGAAAGTGCACTCAGAAGAACCTACAGTGCAGTATGCTTTTTTAGATGCTTCTGCACAATCTGGAAATGCTATGTTTCAG GACTTGGAGGCTCCTCCTAACATGTCCCAAATGGGTAGCCAAACTCCATCTTATAAAGCTTACATG GGGACTGGCCTTTCAAGTCCTATGGGGACAATCAACTATGAAGAGATGCACTCTGGCGCAAGTCCAGCGTTCTCTCTG GAATTAGACTTTGTCGACTGTCACACTTCTCAGGTGTCAAGTGACAGCCAGCACAACCAG GGGTTGTAG
- the LOC124675497 gene encoding protein FAR1-RELATED SEQUENCE 12-like isoform X1: MSSPSDPGHLPAPTPPPDPLPPASVSGSSSSSATHKASAPKPKSPITTAPSPSPPKPKRKPKPPSRNAAAIPVTAATVSRSSPAATSSAPEDYTPRMDMEFDSEQQAYEFYRHYAFKVGFSVRKRYTNKSRKTGEVTSCKLACSREGHKQQQSSAATKPHNGAAIFLTESRTGCNAHLIIRRNNPGDRFQVNAFQPRHNHPLFAPPRGVPSPFHFHDAPVPPPDFPNGDAGVCAVGEGPLRTRRQWEMKYGEAAALLNYLQQQSLADPAFHHAVQLDVEDKVANVFWVDARMVIDYGQFGDVVAFDVVCRNSISLRHLASFVGCNNFGEPVVFGLALMYDETCESFQWLFQRFLHAMSRQAPRTFFSHQDAVIAKALSVVMPSTSHVICTSHIKHGATWNVNHLAKGHCDFINEFKACISKYDEEAEFLAAWDAMISKYDLRGNVWLQKLFEEKQKWARPYAKGIFIAGMKGTQLNERLNSDVRDHLKAEVDIVLFLKHLQKVINDRRYKELEVEYNSRLKLPYFKIRAPVLIQASEVYTSVIFQFLQEEFEEFQSAYIVNRDESGPCREYVVSIVEKEERYTVYGNSTEQTVSCSCRKFETIGFLCSHALKILDAMDIKYIPDRYIMKRWTKYARCLNSPEVLGQEVQVEKSLEISNRYQYMCPKYVRLVSRASECEESCRVLDQFWGELSDKVEEILQKQTSIGTSVRQPDVQSLKIALSSITKGAESENVLDKSSSTAAKVLKRKDQKSKNHPRNCIEKGLRKKQKVHSEEPTVQYAFLDASAQSGNAMFQDLEAPPNMSQMGSQTPSYKAYMGTGLSSPMGTINYEEMHSGASPAFSLLLPSQELDFVDCHTSQVSSDSQHNQGL; this comes from the exons atgagctCCCCCTCCGACCCCGGGCACCTTCCAGCTCCCACTCCTCCACCAGATCCTCTTCCCCCCGCCTCAGTATCAGGCTCAAGCTCAAGCTCAGCCACTCACAAGGCCTCCGCGCCAAAACCTAAATCCCCAATCACCACCgcgccatcaccatcaccaccaaaaCCAAAACGAAAACCAAAGCCCCCCTCCAGAAATGCCGCCGCCATTCCGGTTACGGCGGCTACCGTCTCCCGTAGCTCCCCTGCGGCGACCAGCAGCGCCCCGGAGGACTACACGCCGCGGATGGACATGGAGTTCGATTCGGAGCAGCAGGCGTACGAGTTCTACCGCCACTACGCCTTCAAGGTCGGCTTCAGCGTCCGGAAGCGCTACACCAACAAGAGCAGGAAGACCGGCGAGGTCACCTCCTGCAAGCTAGCCTGCTCCCGCGAGGGACACAAGCAGCAGCAGTCCAGCGCCGCCACCAAGCCCCACAACGGCGCCGCCATTTTCTTGACTGAATCCCGCACCGGCTGCAACGCCCACCTCATCATCCGCCGCAACAATCCCGGCGACAGGTTCCAGGTCAACGCTTTCCAGCCGCGCCACAACCACCCGCTCTTCGCCCCGCCCCGCGGCGTGCCCAGTCCCTTCCACTTCCATGATGCCCCTGTTCCACCACCTGATTTTCCTAACGGTGATGCCGGCGTGTGTGCCGTCGGTGAAGGCCCCCTGCGGACTAGGCGGCAGTGGGAGATGAAGTACGGAGAGGCCGCCGCCCTGCTGAACTACCTCCAGCAGCAGTCTCTGGCCGACCCGGCGTTCCACCATGCCGTGCAGCTGGATGTTGAGGACAAAGTAGCGAATGTTTTCTGGGTCGACGCGAGGATGGTCATCGACTACGGCCAGTTCGGCGATGTCGTCGCCTTCGACGTCGTTTGTAGGAACAGCATCAGCCTCCGTCATCTCGCCTCGTTCGTCGGCTGCAACAATTTCGGCGAGCCTGTGGTCTTTGGACTGGCGCTCATGTACGACGAGACCTGCGAGTCGTTCCAGTGGCTGTTCCAGAGGTTCCTGCACGCAATGTCTCGACAAGCGCCAAGGACTTTCTTCTCGCATCAGGACGCGGTCATAGCAAAGGCCCTGTCAGTAGTGATGCCTAGTACGAGCCATGTTATATGCACGTCGCACATTAAGCACGGCGCAACCTGGAATGTTAATCATCTTGCTAAGGGTCACTGCGATTTCATCAACGAGTTTAAGGCGTGCATCAGCAAGTATGATGAGGAGGCGGAGTTTCTGGCAGCTTGGGATGCTATGATCAGTAAGTATGACCTTCGTGGTAACGTATGGTTGCAGAAGTTATTTGAAGAGAAACAGAAGTGGGCTAGGCCCTATGCAAAAGGGATCTTCATAGCTGGGATGAAAGGCACACAATTGAACGAGCGCCTGAATTCTGATGTGCGGGATCATTTGAAAGCCGAGGTGGATATTGTTCTGTTCTTGAAGCATCTTCAGAAGGTGATCAACGACAGGCGCTACAAAGAACTGGAGGTTGAGTACAACTCGAGGTTGAAGTTGCCTTACTTCAAAATTAGAGCTCCTGTTCTGATACAAGCTTCCGAGGTCTATACCAGTGTGATATTTCAGTTTCTACAAGAAGAATTTGAGGAGTTCCAGTCAGCTTACATTGTGAACCGTGATGAAAGTGGCCCGTGCCGCGAGTATGTTGTCTCGATTGTTGAAAAAGAGGAACGGTATACAGTTTATGGGAACTCCACGGAGCAGACTGTTTCATGCTCATGTAGGAAGTTTGAGACAATCGGCTTCTTGTGTAGCCATGCTCTAAAAATTCTAGATGCTATGGATATAAAGTATATACCGGATAGATACATCATGAAGCGGTGGACCAAATACGCAAGGTGTTTGAACTCACCAGAGGTTCTAGGGCAAGAAGTTCAAGTAGAGAAATCACTGGAAATTTCTAATCGCTATCAGTACATGTGCCCGAAGTATGTTAGGCTTGTTTCCCGGGCATCAGAATGCGAGGAATCCTGCAGAGTGCTAGACCAGTTTTGGGGAGAACTTAGTGATAAAGTTGAAGAAATCCTACAGAAACAAACCAGCATTGGCACATCTGTGAGACAGCCTGATGTTCAGAGTCTTAAGATAGCCTTATCTTCTATCACAAAAGGCGCTGAATCAGAAAATGTCCTGGACAAATCAAGCAGCACAGCAGCAAAAGTATTAAAGAGGAAAGACCAGAAAAGTAAAAATcatccgagaaattgcattgaaaaAGGTCTGAGGAAGAAGCAGAAAGTGCACTCAGAAGAACCTACAGTGCAGTATGCTTTTTTAGATGCTTCTGCACAATCTGGAAATGCTATGTTTCAG GACTTGGAGGCTCCTCCTAACATGTCCCAAATGGGTAGCCAAACTCCATCTTATAAAGCTTACATG GGGACTGGCCTTTCAAGTCCTATGGGGACAATCAACTATGAAGAGATGCACTCTGGCGCAAGTCCAGCGTTCTCTCTG TTGTTGCCTTCTCAGGAATTAGACTTTGTCGACTGTCACACTTCTCAGGTGTCAAGTGACAGCCAGCACAACCAG GGGTTGTAG